The following are from one region of the Etheostoma spectabile isolate EspeVRDwgs_2016 chromosome 15, UIUC_Espe_1.0, whole genome shotgun sequence genome:
- the rpl23 gene encoding large ribosomal subunit protein uL14 produces MSKRGRGGSSGAKFRISLGLPVGAVINCADNTGAKNLYIISVKGIKGRLNRLPAAGVGDMVMATVKKGKPELRKKVHPAVVIRQRKSYRRKDGVFLYFEDNAGVIVNNKGEMKGSAITGPVAKECADLWPRIASNAGSIA; encoded by the exons ATGTCTAAGAGAG GACGTGGTGGTTCATCTGGAGCCAAGTTCCGCATCTCACTGGGTCTCCCAGTGGGAGCCGTCATCAACTGCGCTGACAACACAG GTGCCAAGAACCTGTACATCATCTCTGTGAAGGGCATCAAGGGGCGTCTTAACCGTCTGCCTGCTGCAGGAGTGGGTGACATGGTCATGGCCACAGTCAAGAAAGGCAAGCCAGAACTCAGGAAGAAGG TGCATCCTGCGGTGGTGATACGGCAGCGGAAGTCGTATCGGCGAAAAGATGGTGTGTTTCTCTACTTTGAAGACAACGCAGGTGTCATAGTAAACAACAAAGGAGAAATGAAAG GTTCAGCCATCACAGGCCCAGTGGCCAAGGAGTGCGCTGACCTTTGGCCCAGGATCGCCTCCAACGCTGGCAGCATAGCCTGA